A single Klebsiella variicola DNA region contains:
- a CDS encoding catalase family peroxidase: MNIKVQVNKQTVVRLALVGIIPLFLILLFLWAGGWLTPERLTSDKLVTVLQQSGGVHQGYRRNHAKGMCVLGSFISNGNASTLSRALLFSKGETAVTGRLAIAGGNPAAPDYTVPVRSMALSFTQANGEQWRTGMNAMPFFPVSSVESFYELQTATLPDAKTGKPNPEKVNAFVMSHPEIKPFFAWAKQYIPSSSWASDRFNSLNAFRLIDQTGNEHLVRWSMVPHTRFVPISDIDKQNKDFLQQDLRQRLEQGTLEWDLVFTLAQADDKGNDSTKAWPANRKTINAGTLVLNKAIPQQQGPCNDINYDPLILPDGIAASDDPILNARSSAYTKSYNLRTHEQAQQAGEHL; this comes from the coding sequence ATGAATATCAAAGTACAGGTAAACAAACAGACGGTAGTGCGTCTGGCGCTGGTCGGCATTATTCCACTGTTCCTTATTTTATTATTCCTGTGGGCTGGTGGATGGCTTACGCCTGAAAGGCTGACATCGGATAAGCTTGTCACGGTATTACAACAGTCGGGTGGCGTTCATCAAGGCTATCGGCGGAATCATGCTAAAGGCATGTGCGTGCTGGGGAGTTTTATCTCAAACGGGAATGCCAGCACGCTATCGCGCGCCTTACTATTCAGCAAAGGCGAAACCGCGGTAACAGGACGCTTGGCTATTGCAGGAGGTAATCCGGCAGCTCCGGATTATACCGTGCCTGTCAGGAGTATGGCGCTGTCCTTTACTCAGGCCAATGGTGAACAGTGGCGAACCGGGATGAACGCCATGCCATTTTTCCCCGTCAGTTCCGTCGAAAGTTTCTATGAGCTTCAAACCGCGACGCTGCCAGACGCCAAAACCGGCAAGCCGAATCCGGAAAAAGTAAATGCTTTTGTCATGAGCCATCCGGAAATCAAGCCTTTTTTTGCCTGGGCAAAGCAATACATCCCCTCTTCAAGCTGGGCCAGCGATCGCTTTAACAGCCTGAATGCTTTTCGCCTGATCGATCAGACTGGCAATGAACATCTGGTACGCTGGAGTATGGTGCCGCACACCAGGTTTGTCCCCATAAGCGATATCGATAAACAGAACAAAGATTTTCTGCAACAGGATCTTCGGCAACGTCTGGAACAGGGCACGCTGGAGTGGGATTTAGTTTTCACGCTGGCTCAGGCGGATGACAAAGGTAACGATTCCACCAAAGCCTGGCCCGCAAACCGGAAAACGATTAATGCCGGAACGTTAGTCTTAAACAAGGCCATCCCTCAACAGCAAGGACCCTGTAATGACATTAACTACGATCCCTTGATCTTGCCTGATGGCATTGCCGCGTCTGATGACCCGATACTTAACGCACGCTCATCGGCTTATACCAAATCCTACAATCTGCGTACGCATGAACAGGCACAACAAGCAGGAGAGCATTTATGA
- a CDS encoding MFS transporter, with translation MFNPDQNRLAPTLAMIMAASLVGFITGYTVPLISLELAQQQIAPLYVGLLAALPPAGMMISSFLSPALCRRVEMGVLLSGSLILLALATIASCMTTDMTLLLLPRLLTGLASGVIIVLGESWITGGAAGSQRATLTGIYASAFTGCQLAGPLLISVGPAWQASALMAIVAVTAVCLLMLRHLPTGTRESLGERASWRSLGAFLPVLASGVFCFAFFDASILALLPLYGMDKGLNEGMAVLLVTVVLTGDAMFQTPLGWLADRVGIRRVHLSCAVVFSLSLLALPLMLGSRIQLMAICLLLGAAAGALYTLSLVRAGKTFNGQKLIMINALFGFFWSAGSVAGPVVSGMLIGITGYDGLIVTLVASGVLFLLIQCLCKNEKTLLASEQEEEMDEATESAR, from the coding sequence ATGTTTAACCCAGACCAGAATCGTCTTGCCCCCACGCTGGCGATGATCATGGCCGCGTCGCTCGTGGGATTTATCACCGGCTATACGGTGCCGTTAATCAGTCTTGAGCTGGCGCAGCAGCAGATCGCGCCGCTGTACGTCGGCCTGCTGGCCGCCCTGCCGCCCGCCGGCATGATGATCTCCTCCTTCCTCTCTCCTGCGCTGTGCCGGCGCGTTGAAATGGGCGTGCTGCTGAGCGGCAGTCTGATCCTGCTGGCGCTGGCGACCATCGCCTCATGCATGACCACCGATATGACGCTGCTTTTGCTGCCGCGCCTGCTGACCGGCCTGGCCTCCGGGGTCATTATCGTGCTGGGCGAAAGCTGGATCACCGGCGGCGCGGCGGGCAGCCAGCGCGCCACCCTCACCGGCATCTACGCCTCGGCCTTTACCGGCTGCCAGCTGGCCGGGCCGTTACTGATCTCCGTCGGCCCCGCCTGGCAGGCCTCGGCGCTGATGGCGATCGTCGCGGTCACCGCCGTCTGCCTGCTGATGCTGCGCCATCTGCCCACTGGCACCCGCGAAAGCCTTGGGGAGCGCGCCAGCTGGCGCAGCCTCGGCGCTTTCCTGCCGGTACTGGCCTCCGGGGTCTTCTGCTTCGCCTTCTTTGACGCCAGCATCCTCGCCCTGCTGCCGCTGTACGGCATGGACAAAGGGCTGAATGAAGGGATGGCGGTGCTGCTGGTCACCGTGGTGCTCACCGGGGATGCGATGTTCCAGACCCCGCTCGGCTGGCTGGCTGACCGGGTCGGCATTCGCCGCGTGCATCTGTCCTGCGCGGTAGTCTTCAGCCTGTCGCTGCTGGCCCTGCCGCTGATGCTCGGCTCGCGCATTCAGCTGATGGCCATTTGCCTGCTGCTGGGCGCCGCCGCGGGCGCGCTTTATACCCTGTCGCTGGTGCGGGCGGGGAAAACCTTCAATGGGCAGAAGCTGATTATGATTAACGCCCTGTTCGGCTTTTTCTGGTCCGCCGGCAGCGTCGCCGGACCGGTAGTCAGCGGCATGCTGATCGGCATCACCGGCTACGATGGCCTGATCGTCACCCTGGTGGCCAGCGGCGTGCTGTTCCTGTTGATTCAATGTCTATGCAAAAACGAGAAAACCCTGCTTGCCAGTGAGCAGGAAGAGGAGATGGACGAGGCGACGGAGTCCGCACGGTAG
- a CDS encoding glucose 1-dehydrogenase: protein MNKLKDKVAIVTGGSSGIGAGIARQLAADGARVIVNYASNRSSADKVVADIEAAGGRAVAVAADVTNPSEVEALVNSAIGNFGRLDIVVNNAGIYQFARIEDSTEVLYRRQFDINVLGPLLLVGAATPHLGKGSSIINISSFVTRVAIPESAIYSGTKGAIDAITSVLSRELSPRGIRVNAVNPGLIETEGSHISGAMNSDFQIWNEKQTPLGRIGQVQDVAPIVSFLASDDAGWVTGEVILASGGMR, encoded by the coding sequence ATGAACAAATTAAAAGACAAAGTGGCCATTGTGACCGGTGGATCCAGTGGGATCGGAGCAGGTATTGCCCGTCAGCTGGCGGCTGACGGCGCGAGGGTCATCGTCAACTACGCGTCAAACAGAAGCAGTGCAGATAAGGTTGTTGCAGATATTGAAGCTGCCGGTGGACGGGCCGTGGCGGTAGCGGCAGATGTCACCAATCCATCCGAGGTCGAGGCGCTGGTTAACTCAGCCATTGGCAACTTCGGGCGCCTCGACATTGTAGTGAACAACGCTGGTATCTATCAGTTCGCCAGGATTGAAGATAGTACGGAAGTACTCTATCGCAGGCAGTTTGACATCAATGTTCTCGGCCCGCTGCTATTGGTTGGCGCCGCCACCCCGCATCTGGGTAAGGGCAGCAGCATAATCAACATCAGTTCGTTCGTCACTCGCGTCGCTATCCCCGAGAGCGCCATCTACAGCGGCACCAAAGGCGCAATTGACGCCATCACCAGCGTACTCTCACGAGAACTCAGCCCACGAGGAATCCGCGTCAACGCGGTCAACCCAGGACTTATCGAAACGGAAGGTAGCCATATTTCGGGCGCGATGAACTCGGATTTTCAGATATGGAATGAAAAGCAGACGCCGCTTGGACGCATCGGCCAGGTGCAGGATGTTGCTCCAATTGTCTCATTTCTTGCATCAGACGACGCGGGGTGGGTCACCGGCGAGGTGATTCTGGCCTCTGGCGGCATGCGCTGA
- a CDS encoding cytochrome b, with product MKQVAYFHPALRVLHWLMAAAILSMLFIGVAMVSTVSSLHSLLVSIHKPLGVMILLLVIVRLWVRFTTPTPSLPATIPTWQRGIAHLSHWVLYLMMLAQPLIGWAMLSAAGYPVTLGYGIVLPPILGVNNDWYAELRPLHTWVALALFATVMLHLAAALLHAFVLRDGVFNSMTGIRKP from the coding sequence ATGAAACAGGTTGCATACTTTCATCCGGCTCTGCGCGTCCTTCACTGGCTGATGGCCGCTGCGATCCTCAGTATGTTATTTATCGGCGTGGCGATGGTCTCGACCGTATCCTCCTTGCACAGCCTGTTGGTGTCGATCCACAAGCCTCTGGGGGTGATGATATTGCTTCTGGTTATCGTTCGCTTGTGGGTGCGATTCACCACGCCTACTCCCTCTTTGCCTGCCACCATCCCTACCTGGCAGCGTGGCATTGCCCACCTTTCGCACTGGGTACTCTATCTGATGATGTTGGCCCAACCGCTAATAGGTTGGGCCATGCTTTCAGCTGCAGGATATCCCGTCACCCTTGGCTACGGGATCGTCCTGCCCCCCATCCTGGGAGTCAATAATGACTGGTATGCGGAACTACGGCCTCTTCACACCTGGGTGGCTCTGGCATTATTCGCGACAGTGATGCTTCACCTGGCGGCTGCGTTACTACATGCTTTCGTGCTACGTGACGGCGTGTTCAACAGCATGACTGGCATCCGTAAACCGTAA
- a CDS encoding TetR/AcrR family transcriptional regulator, translating into MIERSPKAREIMANTRQLLTVGGYKSFSYADLAERVGIRKASIHHHFPSKEDLVHAVVQEYRAEARAGMEAMDQQIHDPLIKVKGYADFWSACIKDGTSSFCICVMLAVELPTLPADIAAEVTGHFSDLSDWLASLLRAGETQGVFKLNETAEVEASALMAGIHGAMLAARAFNNPLVFDQIAWPLINKIIKVA; encoded by the coding sequence ATGATCGAACGTTCGCCGAAAGCGCGAGAAATTATGGCAAATACGAGACAGCTGCTCACCGTCGGAGGGTATAAAAGTTTTAGCTATGCCGATCTTGCTGAGCGCGTGGGAATTCGTAAAGCCAGTATCCATCATCATTTTCCCAGCAAAGAAGATTTAGTTCATGCTGTTGTACAGGAGTACCGTGCAGAAGCCCGGGCGGGCATGGAGGCCATGGATCAGCAAATACACGATCCACTGATCAAAGTGAAAGGGTACGCCGATTTCTGGTCAGCCTGTATCAAGGATGGTACTTCGTCATTTTGCATCTGTGTCATGCTTGCCGTTGAGCTTCCGACATTACCTGCCGATATTGCCGCTGAGGTCACTGGTCATTTCAGCGATCTCTCTGACTGGCTGGCATCGTTACTTAGGGCGGGTGAAACCCAGGGCGTTTTCAAACTTAATGAAACGGCGGAAGTAGAAGCCAGCGCCCTGATGGCTGGTATACATGGTGCCATGCTGGCAGCGCGGGCATTCAATAATCCGCTGGTGTTTGATCAGATTGCCTGGCCTCTGATAAACAAAATCATAAAAGTCGCCTGA
- a CDS encoding VOC family protein, translating to MFSYIMLGTNDLPRAIKFYDPLMALLGHVKAGRNEQGASWGTFNGNHTCGLCVGTPFDQQPAGVGNGTMVALNARSIEHIAELHALALQLGGRDEGGPGHRPQYGDGFHSAYVRDPDGNKLAFVYYASAV from the coding sequence ATGTTTTCATACATCATGCTTGGAACCAATGACCTGCCACGCGCCATCAAGTTCTATGACCCGTTAATGGCATTGCTGGGGCACGTCAAAGCCGGCCGTAACGAACAGGGAGCGTCCTGGGGCACCTTCAATGGCAACCACACCTGCGGCCTGTGCGTGGGCACTCCCTTTGACCAGCAGCCTGCCGGGGTGGGCAATGGAACGATGGTGGCGCTCAATGCCCGCTCCATCGAACATATTGCGGAACTGCATGCCCTCGCCCTGCAACTCGGCGGACGTGACGAAGGCGGTCCCGGTCACCGGCCGCAGTATGGCGACGGTTTTCACAGCGCCTACGTCCGCGATCCCGACGGCAATAAGCTGGCGTTTGTTTATTATGCGTCTGCAGTTTGA
- a CDS encoding MFS transporter, with the protein MSTPTIMQAEPRRWAMFVILLVGAFLPPLDFFIVNVALPAIQGELGASSSAEQLVISSYAAVYAVTLITGGRLGDIYGRGKMFFLGLVGFAAASLLCGLAWSPWVLITGRVLQGATAAIMAPQALASVQAIFPEAEKPLALSIYGAVFGLASVIGQVLGGILISVNLFHLGWRAIFLVNLPVALLVILCGLPLVKETRAQSAQKLDPVGMLLATVMLSTLIVPLIEGREAGWPWWTWLSFLAFPLLVSLLWRYERRLSQHGGSPLLDPTVLRAPGLGQGLAIVLLFYSIGAFFLLFSVYLQDALHINALNAGLIFLPFGVGFLIGPLLTPFLRRFAGNYLSAIGMGCETSGLAGLAGLIANTMTGTPPPMLPLALLLFVTGLGQGLAMPTLVRMVTGRVAPEFSGMIAGVTSSTLQISTALSVAIIGGIFYSMLENGRSGANITHAFIVALLTMAVCLATGAGLSIRLIRRSTGLFSTAARLPGSKSNRHVAD; encoded by the coding sequence ATGTCGACACCTACCATCATGCAAGCCGAGCCGCGTCGCTGGGCAATGTTTGTTATCCTGCTGGTCGGCGCGTTTTTGCCGCCGCTCGATTTTTTTATAGTCAATGTTGCGCTGCCTGCCATTCAGGGTGAGCTGGGTGCCTCATCCTCCGCGGAACAACTGGTCATTTCATCCTATGCTGCCGTGTACGCGGTCACATTAATTACCGGCGGCCGCCTGGGTGATATATATGGTCGTGGAAAGATGTTTTTTCTTGGGCTGGTCGGTTTTGCTGCCGCATCGCTGCTGTGCGGTTTAGCCTGGTCACCATGGGTACTGATTACCGGACGGGTGTTACAGGGAGCCACGGCCGCGATTATGGCACCCCAGGCGCTGGCTTCCGTACAGGCTATTTTCCCGGAGGCGGAAAAACCGCTAGCACTGAGCATCTATGGCGCAGTATTTGGTCTGGCGTCGGTTATCGGGCAGGTGTTGGGCGGCATTCTCATTTCAGTGAACCTGTTTCACCTGGGATGGCGAGCTATTTTTCTCGTTAACCTGCCGGTGGCGCTGCTGGTCATTCTCTGCGGCCTGCCGCTGGTAAAAGAGACACGGGCGCAATCTGCTCAGAAACTCGACCCGGTCGGTATGCTGCTGGCAACCGTCATGCTGAGCACGCTGATTGTGCCACTGATTGAAGGCCGTGAGGCGGGATGGCCCTGGTGGACATGGCTGTCATTTTTGGCCTTCCCGTTACTGGTCTCATTGTTATGGCGTTATGAACGTCGCCTTAGCCAGCATGGCGGTTCTCCGCTGCTTGATCCGACGGTGTTACGTGCCCCAGGCCTGGGCCAGGGACTGGCGATCGTTTTGCTGTTTTATTCCATCGGCGCCTTTTTTCTGTTGTTTTCTGTCTATCTCCAGGACGCGCTACATATAAACGCCCTGAACGCGGGCCTGATTTTTCTGCCTTTTGGCGTCGGCTTTCTTATCGGTCCGTTGCTGACCCCTTTCCTGAGACGTTTTGCCGGAAATTATCTGAGTGCAATAGGGATGGGATGCGAGACTTCCGGGCTAGCAGGCCTTGCAGGGTTGATTGCCAACACGATGACGGGCACGCCTCCGCCCATGCTGCCTCTCGCACTACTGCTCTTTGTCACCGGACTTGGCCAGGGACTGGCGATGCCTACGCTGGTGCGGATGGTGACAGGTCGCGTTGCGCCAGAGTTTTCAGGGATGATTGCCGGCGTGACCAGCTCGACGCTCCAGATCAGCACGGCGCTAAGCGTCGCCATCATCGGCGGCATTTTTTACAGCATGTTGGAAAACGGGAGAAGTGGCGCAAATATCACGCATGCCTTTATCGTCGCCCTGCTAACGATGGCGGTATGTCTCGCCACGGGCGCCGGGCTAAGTATCCGGCTTATCAGACGCTCCACTGGTTTATTTTCAACTGCGGCCCGTCTTCCTGGCAGCAAAAGCAACAGGCATGTGGCTGATTGA
- a CDS encoding M20 aminoacylase family protein codes for MAVSPSLIAEAVGWRREFHAAPELGYQEQETSRRVAELLASFGLQVHRGLAGTGVVATLENGPGPVIGLRADMDALPITELGSVSYRSRRPGVMHACGHDGHTAMLLAAAAHLAQTRQFSGTVHFVFQPAEENLGGARKMVEEGLFERFPMDAIYALHNWPGIPLGEVALSDGAMMASLDAFEITLRGKSCHAAMPESGADPIVAAAQLIMALQTIPSRRLSPQDSAVVSITQINGGEAINVLPDTVVLRGTFRCLSNRVRARVRELIESYVATQPQVSDVQGEISWFPGYPVTKNHALQAQQVREVAVATLGAEAVRWNQAPSMASEDFACMLEACPGAYFWIGTDGETPSKPLHNASYDFNDALISPGVAMWVALVEKQLPAA; via the coding sequence ATGGCCGTATCGCCGTCACTGATCGCCGAAGCCGTTGGCTGGCGACGTGAATTTCACGCCGCGCCTGAGCTCGGATATCAGGAGCAGGAGACCTCGCGCCGCGTTGCGGAGCTGCTGGCCTCGTTTGGGCTGCAGGTACACCGCGGGCTGGCCGGCACCGGCGTCGTGGCGACGCTGGAAAACGGTCCCGGGCCGGTCATCGGCCTGCGCGCCGATATGGACGCCCTGCCGATCACCGAGCTGGGGAGCGTCAGCTATCGCTCGCGCCGTCCCGGGGTGATGCACGCCTGCGGCCACGATGGTCACACCGCGATGCTGCTGGCGGCGGCCGCCCATCTGGCGCAGACCCGCCAGTTCAGCGGCACCGTCCACTTTGTCTTCCAGCCGGCGGAAGAGAACCTCGGCGGCGCGCGCAAAATGGTGGAAGAGGGGTTGTTCGAGCGCTTCCCGATGGACGCCATCTACGCGCTGCATAACTGGCCGGGGATCCCCCTTGGCGAAGTGGCGCTCAGCGATGGCGCGATGATGGCCTCGCTGGACGCCTTCGAGATCACCCTGCGCGGAAAGAGCTGCCATGCGGCGATGCCGGAGAGCGGGGCCGATCCGATCGTCGCGGCGGCGCAGCTGATTATGGCGCTGCAGACCATTCCTTCCCGCCGCCTGTCGCCGCAGGATTCCGCGGTGGTCAGTATCACCCAGATAAACGGCGGCGAGGCGATCAACGTCTTGCCGGACACCGTGGTGCTGCGCGGTACCTTCCGCTGTCTGAGCAATCGCGTTCGCGCCCGCGTGCGCGAGCTAATCGAAAGCTATGTGGCGACCCAGCCGCAGGTGTCCGATGTGCAGGGTGAGATTAGCTGGTTCCCGGGCTATCCGGTGACCAAAAACCATGCGCTGCAGGCGCAGCAGGTGCGCGAGGTGGCCGTCGCCACCCTCGGCGCGGAAGCGGTGCGCTGGAACCAGGCGCCGTCGATGGCCTCCGAAGATTTTGCCTGCATGCTGGAGGCCTGTCCGGGAGCCTATTTCTGGATAGGCACCGACGGCGAAACCCCGTCGAAGCCGCTACATAACGCCAGCTATGACTTTAACGATGCGCTGATTAGTCCCGGGGTGGCCATGTGGGTGGCGCTGGTGGAGAAACAGCTGCCGGCGGCGTAA
- a CDS encoding LysR family transcriptional regulator, whose amino-acid sequence MEWGDVRVFLAVMRKGSFGEAARSLGVSHPTVGRRIKALEAEAQQALFRRTKEGLVLTDAGDRVLKLAEAVENSALAMERRLAGNHERLEGVLRISCAEWFANYVLAPVLSELTHRHPAIVPEIIASYRLLNLSRRDADIAFRIVPFTEPDIVQRRLMTIPYALYGTPDMAGIAQHDPAAVGLILMNTAQSHFSDVAWLLDRFPQSRRVFTSTSRAVQAQMCQRGMGIAVLPRPLGDAITGLQPISMPEPPPSKNIWVGYHSDLRHMDRLRVMLDIADVLLADPGTAAT is encoded by the coding sequence ATGGAATGGGGCGACGTCCGGGTGTTTCTTGCTGTCATGCGTAAGGGGTCTTTCGGGGAGGCGGCCCGTAGCCTTGGCGTAAGCCATCCGACGGTGGGTCGGCGGATAAAGGCGCTTGAGGCTGAGGCGCAGCAGGCACTGTTTCGCCGGACAAAGGAAGGGCTGGTGCTGACGGATGCTGGTGACAGAGTGTTGAAGCTGGCAGAGGCGGTCGAAAACTCCGCACTGGCGATGGAGCGACGCCTGGCAGGGAATCACGAACGTCTCGAAGGGGTACTGCGGATATCTTGCGCTGAGTGGTTTGCTAACTATGTTCTGGCGCCGGTTCTGAGCGAGTTGACGCACCGCCATCCAGCGATTGTACCGGAGATAATCGCGAGTTACCGCTTGCTTAATCTGTCGCGCCGTGATGCCGACATCGCGTTTCGCATCGTGCCCTTTACCGAACCGGATATTGTCCAGCGCCGCCTGATGACCATTCCCTATGCGCTGTATGGAACGCCGGATATGGCCGGGATCGCGCAACACGACCCGGCTGCAGTGGGGCTTATTCTGATGAATACGGCGCAATCCCATTTCTCTGACGTCGCCTGGCTGCTCGACAGGTTCCCTCAGTCACGACGTGTGTTTACCAGTACCAGCCGGGCCGTACAGGCGCAGATGTGCCAGCGGGGGATGGGGATTGCCGTGCTGCCGCGGCCGCTTGGCGATGCTATCACCGGTTTGCAACCCATCAGCATGCCGGAGCCACCGCCATCCAAAAATATATGGGTGGGTTATCACTCTGACCTCCGGCATATGGACCGCCTGCGTGTCATGCTGGATATTGCCGATGTGTTGCTTGCGGATCCCGGGACGGCCGCAACGTGA
- a CDS encoding DUF308 domain-containing protein, translated as MQTVNIIVSAVTTLAVILAINSSINDVIRIFGCWAILSGLLQLGAAVQRWKNYRAQWSMILSGAQSTLAGAFFLFQSRTIEPPSVDNIVGYAAFGAFYFCISTVSLTVRQKREAQQPG; from the coding sequence ATGCAGACGGTCAATATTATCGTAAGCGCCGTCACAACGCTGGCGGTGATATTGGCTATCAATAGCAGCATAAATGATGTGATTCGGATATTCGGTTGCTGGGCAATATTATCAGGGCTACTACAGTTGGGCGCAGCGGTTCAGCGCTGGAAAAACTATCGTGCGCAATGGAGCATGATATTAAGTGGCGCCCAGTCTACGTTAGCAGGTGCTTTTTTTCTTTTTCAGTCCCGAACAATAGAACCACCGTCTGTAGACAACATTGTTGGTTATGCGGCCTTTGGGGCTTTCTATTTTTGTATTTCAACCGTGTCGCTAACCGTTCGACAAAAAAGAGAAGCACAACAACCAGGCTGA
- the fdhF gene encoding formate dehydrogenase subunit alpha: MKKITSVCPYCGAGCKLKLVVDNNKIIRAEAADGVTNQNQLCLKGYYGWDFLNDTQLLTPRLKQPMIRYQKGGAFTPVSWQEAIRYTASKLREIKEKHGPRAIMTTGSSRGTGNETNYVMQKFARAVLNTNNVDCCARVCHGPSVAGLQQALGNGAMSNSISDIENSKCLLVFGYNCADSHPIVARRVIKARENGAKIIVCDPRRIETARIADRHLQLNNGSNMALVNAFGYVLLEEELYNKAYVERYTEGLDAYREAVKDYAPEAVEAIVGVSAQAIREAMRIFAAAPSATIMWGMGVTQFGQAVDVVRGLASLALLTGNLGRANVGVGPVRGQNNVQGACDMGVLPNLFPGYQEVTDPAVRAKFAAAWGVDPALMDDQVGTRITEVPHKALTGEIKAYYIMGEDPLQTEADLGLVRKGIEALDFVVVQDIFMTKTAEIADVLLPATSWGEHGGVFTCADRGFQRFEQAIPPAGNVKRDWEIISLLASEMGYPMHYENNQQIWDEMRELCPLFYGVTWEKMGDMGHVQWPCPTLDHPGTPWLYKDNRFDTPSGKGQLFATAWRAPAERPDDEWPLVLCTVREVGHYSCRSMTGNCAALQSLADEPGRVQMNPLDAQRLGIADKQLVWVSSRRGKVITRADLSDRINPGAVYMTYQWWVGACNELTQDNLDPISKTPETKYCAVKVEAIADQQWAERYAWTAYSDMKARLKAAADV, encoded by the coding sequence ATGAAAAAAATCACGAGCGTGTGCCCCTACTGCGGGGCGGGTTGCAAACTTAAACTGGTTGTCGACAACAATAAAATCATTCGCGCGGAAGCCGCCGACGGCGTCACCAACCAGAACCAGCTGTGCCTGAAAGGCTACTACGGCTGGGATTTTCTTAACGACACGCAGCTCCTGACGCCCCGTCTCAAACAACCGATGATCCGCTACCAGAAAGGCGGCGCCTTCACGCCGGTCAGCTGGCAGGAGGCGATTCGCTATACCGCCAGCAAGCTCAGGGAGATCAAAGAGAAGCATGGCCCGCGCGCCATCATGACCACCGGCTCCTCGCGCGGCACCGGCAACGAAACCAACTATGTGATGCAAAAGTTCGCCCGCGCGGTGCTCAACACCAATAACGTCGACTGCTGCGCCCGCGTCTGCCACGGCCCCTCTGTCGCCGGGCTGCAGCAGGCGCTGGGCAACGGGGCGATGAGCAACTCGATCAGCGACATCGAAAACTCGAAATGCCTGCTGGTCTTTGGCTACAACTGCGCCGACTCCCATCCAATCGTCGCCCGCCGGGTGATCAAAGCCCGGGAAAACGGCGCCAAAATCATCGTCTGCGATCCGCGGCGCATTGAAACCGCGCGCATTGCCGACCGTCATCTGCAGCTCAACAACGGCAGCAACATGGCGCTGGTGAATGCCTTCGGCTATGTACTGCTGGAGGAGGAGCTGTACAACAAAGCCTATGTCGAACGCTATACCGAAGGGCTGGATGCTTACCGCGAAGCGGTGAAGGATTATGCCCCGGAAGCGGTGGAAGCGATTGTCGGGGTCAGCGCGCAGGCGATCCGTGAGGCGATGCGCATCTTCGCCGCCGCCCCTTCCGCCACCATTATGTGGGGCATGGGCGTCACCCAGTTTGGCCAGGCGGTGGACGTGGTGCGCGGTCTGGCAAGCCTGGCGCTGCTCACCGGCAACCTGGGGCGGGCGAACGTCGGCGTGGGGCCGGTCCGCGGGCAAAACAACGTGCAGGGCGCCTGCGATATGGGCGTGCTGCCGAATCTGTTCCCGGGTTATCAGGAGGTCACCGACCCCGCCGTGCGGGCCAAATTCGCCGCCGCCTGGGGTGTCGACCCGGCGCTGATGGATGACCAGGTCGGCACCCGCATCACCGAGGTGCCGCATAAAGCGCTGACCGGCGAGATCAAAGCCTACTACATCATGGGTGAAGATCCGCTGCAGACCGAAGCCGACCTCGGCCTGGTGCGCAAAGGCATCGAGGCGCTGGACTTTGTGGTGGTGCAGGACATCTTCATGACCAAAACGGCGGAAATTGCCGATGTCCTGCTGCCGGCCACCTCCTGGGGCGAGCACGGCGGCGTATTCACCTGCGCCGACCGTGGGTTCCAGCGGTTTGAACAGGCGATCCCTCCGGCGGGGAATGTGAAGCGCGACTGGGAGATCATTAGCCTGCTGGCCAGCGAAATGGGTTATCCGATGCACTATGAGAACAACCAGCAGATCTGGGACGAGATGCGCGAACTCTGCCCGCTGTTCTACGGCGTGACCTGGGAGAAAATGGGCGATATGGGCCATGTCCAATGGCCATGCCCGACCCTCGACCACCCCGGCACGCCGTGGCTGTATAAAGACAACCGCTTCGATACCCCATCGGGCAAAGGACAGTTGTTCGCCACCGCCTGGCGCGCGCCGGCGGAGCGCCCGGATGACGAGTGGCCGCTGGTGCTCTGCACCGTGCGGGAAGTCGGGCATTACTCCTGCCGCTCAATGACCGGCAACTGTGCCGCGCTGCAGTCGCTGGCCGACGAGCCGGGACGGGTGCAGATGAATCCGTTGGATGCGCAACGACTGGGGATCGCTGACAAACAGCTGGTGTGGGTCAGCTCCCGACGCGGGAAGGTGATCACCCGCGCCGACCTCAGCGATCGCATCAATCCGGGGGCGGTCTATATGACCTATCAGTGGTGGGTGGGCGCCTGCAATGAGCTGACCCAGGATAACCTCGATCCGATCTCCAAAACACCGGAAACCAAATACTGTGCGGTGAAAGTGGAAGCGATAGCCGACCAGCAATGGGCGGAGCGCTACGCCTGGACGGCCTACAGCGATATGAAGGCGCGACTGAAAGCCGCCGCCGACGTCTGA